One genomic segment of Primulina tabacum isolate GXHZ01 chromosome 9, ASM2559414v2, whole genome shotgun sequence includes these proteins:
- the LOC142555296 gene encoding uncharacterized protein LOC142555296 isoform X2, giving the protein MFRSPSSSRSFVIKFGGLCEIGKGESLFLDVDRAECFEFYVPAYGQPLRFFQTIPSEMKHETCVFDVEEQKMNLKENQNATFYDSKSFGKEAYPLAFEGNGVCQINVCRRTNDPIAFEGNGGGKHWNINIVSDLSNNCERGRSDSPRKSSAAQDEEKLQSSPALELFNADKKSELRDFGSPQMTTSDLEKDSDFCTDKNILGCESHELNVRDKEINFHVVKDICIDEGMPTKDKNLIESCKDDQPGAEGEANVFVISNGLEAASLGNTRSVGETECGNIGVCYDELLAQCRSKSPSGKLSAVDSAKNCEMEDSMLIFSGEEGSKIPESAVEVESEAGAKEDMEPNIVSYNRKVHAHIDGTADNISDSSLAQCASIKDNATGDAQEQSIDVKNEDSDRSSDVILVQHGNNKDMENEMTRDGRGIEQHSINHGHKNSDEVSVVSQLRHDEGESSFTAAGLITFSGPIANSGSLSLRSDGSAASGRSFAFPILQSEWNSSPVRMAKADRRHFRKQKGWRSGLLCCRF; this is encoded by the exons ATGTTTAGATCCCCGTCTAGTAGTCGCTCGTTTGTGATAAAATTTGGAG gaCTTTGTGAAATCGGAAAGGGGGAAAGTCTGTTTCTTGATGTTGATCGAGCGG AATGTTTTGAGTTTTATGTGCCTGCCTATGGACAACCGCTGAGATTTTTCCAAACAATTCCAAGTGAAATGAAGCATGAAACTTG TGTTTTCGATGTAGAAGAGCAAAAGATGAACTTGaaggaaaatcagaatgcaacATTTTATGATTCTAAAAGTTTTGGGAAGGAAGCATATCCCCTGGCCTTTGAAGGTAATGGAGTATGCCAAATAAATGTTTGCAGAAGGACAAATGATCCTATTGCATTTGAGGGAAATGGTGGAGGCAAGCATTGGAACATAAAtattgttagtgatctttcaAACAATTGTGAACGTGGAAGGTCAGATTCTCCTAGAAAGTCTTCTGCAGCACAAGACGAAGAAAAGTTGCAGAGCAGCCCGGCTCTTGAATTATTCAATGCCGATAAGAAAAGTGAATTGAGGGATTTTGGCTCACCACAAATGACTACTTCAGACTTGGAGAAAGATTCCGACTTTTGTACTGACAAAAACATATTGGGATGTGAATCACATGAGTTGAATGTACGCGACAAAGAGATTAATTTTCATGTTGTGAAGGACATATGCATTGATGAAGGGATGCCTACAAAGGACAAAAATTTGATCGAAAGTTGTAAAGATGATCAACCTGGTGCAGAAGGAGAGGCCAATGTGTTTGTTATATCAAATGGATTAGAGGCGGCATCTTTAGGAAATACCAGAAGCGTTGGTGAGACTGAATGTGGAAATATTGGAGTGTGCTATGATGAATTACTTGCTCAATGCAGGTCAAAATCGCCCTCAGGAAAATTATCTGCTGTTGACAGTGCTAAAAATTGTGAAATGGAGGACTCAATGCTG ATTTTTTCAGGAGAAGAAGGTTCAAAGATTCCAGAATCGGCAGTAGAAGTAGAATCAGAAGCTGGAGCGAAGGAAGATATGGAACCCAACATCGTATCGTACAACA GGAAAgtgcatgctcatatagatgGAACTGCTGACAATATATCAGATAGTTCGTTAGCTCAATGCGCTAGCATTAAGGACAACGCCACAGGAGATGCTCAAGAACAATCCATTGATGTTAAGAATGAGGATTCTGATAGGTCCTCTGACGTTATCCTAGTTCAGCACGGCAACAACAAGGACATGGAAAACGAAATGACTCGTGATGGCCGAGGTATAGAGCAACATTCTATAAACCACGGGCATAAGAATTCCGATGAGGTTTCAGTCGTAAGCCAACTTCGACATGACGAGGGAGAATCAAGCTTCACTGCTGCTGGTCTTATTACTTTTTCAGGGCCAATAGCAAATTCTGGGAGCCTCTCCCTTCGATCTGATGGCAGCGCTGCCAGTGGCCGATCATTTGCTTTCCCAAT ATTACAATCTGAATGGAATAGCAGTCCTGTAAGAATGGCGAAAGCCGATAGGAGACATTTCCGGAAACAAAAAGGTTGGAGATCAGGCCTTCTTTGCTGTAGATTCTGA
- the LOC142555296 gene encoding uncharacterized protein LOC142555296 isoform X1 translates to MFRSPSSSRSFVIKFGGLCEIGKGESLFLDVDRAGNSECFEFYVPAYGQPLRFFQTIPSEMKHETCVFDVEEQKMNLKENQNATFYDSKSFGKEAYPLAFEGNGVCQINVCRRTNDPIAFEGNGGGKHWNINIVSDLSNNCERGRSDSPRKSSAAQDEEKLQSSPALELFNADKKSELRDFGSPQMTTSDLEKDSDFCTDKNILGCESHELNVRDKEINFHVVKDICIDEGMPTKDKNLIESCKDDQPGAEGEANVFVISNGLEAASLGNTRSVGETECGNIGVCYDELLAQCRSKSPSGKLSAVDSAKNCEMEDSMLIFSGEEGSKIPESAVEVESEAGAKEDMEPNIVSYNRKVHAHIDGTADNISDSSLAQCASIKDNATGDAQEQSIDVKNEDSDRSSDVILVQHGNNKDMENEMTRDGRGIEQHSINHGHKNSDEVSVVSQLRHDEGESSFTAAGLITFSGPIANSGSLSLRSDGSAASGRSFAFPILQSEWNSSPVRMAKADRRHFRKQKGWRSGLLCCRF, encoded by the exons ATGTTTAGATCCCCGTCTAGTAGTCGCTCGTTTGTGATAAAATTTGGAG gaCTTTGTGAAATCGGAAAGGGGGAAAGTCTGTTTCTTGATGTTGATCGAGCGGGTAATTCAG AATGTTTTGAGTTTTATGTGCCTGCCTATGGACAACCGCTGAGATTTTTCCAAACAATTCCAAGTGAAATGAAGCATGAAACTTG TGTTTTCGATGTAGAAGAGCAAAAGATGAACTTGaaggaaaatcagaatgcaacATTTTATGATTCTAAAAGTTTTGGGAAGGAAGCATATCCCCTGGCCTTTGAAGGTAATGGAGTATGCCAAATAAATGTTTGCAGAAGGACAAATGATCCTATTGCATTTGAGGGAAATGGTGGAGGCAAGCATTGGAACATAAAtattgttagtgatctttcaAACAATTGTGAACGTGGAAGGTCAGATTCTCCTAGAAAGTCTTCTGCAGCACAAGACGAAGAAAAGTTGCAGAGCAGCCCGGCTCTTGAATTATTCAATGCCGATAAGAAAAGTGAATTGAGGGATTTTGGCTCACCACAAATGACTACTTCAGACTTGGAGAAAGATTCCGACTTTTGTACTGACAAAAACATATTGGGATGTGAATCACATGAGTTGAATGTACGCGACAAAGAGATTAATTTTCATGTTGTGAAGGACATATGCATTGATGAAGGGATGCCTACAAAGGACAAAAATTTGATCGAAAGTTGTAAAGATGATCAACCTGGTGCAGAAGGAGAGGCCAATGTGTTTGTTATATCAAATGGATTAGAGGCGGCATCTTTAGGAAATACCAGAAGCGTTGGTGAGACTGAATGTGGAAATATTGGAGTGTGCTATGATGAATTACTTGCTCAATGCAGGTCAAAATCGCCCTCAGGAAAATTATCTGCTGTTGACAGTGCTAAAAATTGTGAAATGGAGGACTCAATGCTG ATTTTTTCAGGAGAAGAAGGTTCAAAGATTCCAGAATCGGCAGTAGAAGTAGAATCAGAAGCTGGAGCGAAGGAAGATATGGAACCCAACATCGTATCGTACAACA GGAAAgtgcatgctcatatagatgGAACTGCTGACAATATATCAGATAGTTCGTTAGCTCAATGCGCTAGCATTAAGGACAACGCCACAGGAGATGCTCAAGAACAATCCATTGATGTTAAGAATGAGGATTCTGATAGGTCCTCTGACGTTATCCTAGTTCAGCACGGCAACAACAAGGACATGGAAAACGAAATGACTCGTGATGGCCGAGGTATAGAGCAACATTCTATAAACCACGGGCATAAGAATTCCGATGAGGTTTCAGTCGTAAGCCAACTTCGACATGACGAGGGAGAATCAAGCTTCACTGCTGCTGGTCTTATTACTTTTTCAGGGCCAATAGCAAATTCTGGGAGCCTCTCCCTTCGATCTGATGGCAGCGCTGCCAGTGGCCGATCATTTGCTTTCCCAAT ATTACAATCTGAATGGAATAGCAGTCCTGTAAGAATGGCGAAAGCCGATAGGAGACATTTCCGGAAACAAAAAGGTTGGAGATCAGGCCTTCTTTGCTGTAGATTCTGA
- the LOC142555296 gene encoding uncharacterized protein LOC142555296 isoform X3 yields the protein MKHETCVFDVEEQKMNLKENQNATFYDSKSFGKEAYPLAFEGNGVCQINVCRRTNDPIAFEGNGGGKHWNINIVSDLSNNCERGRSDSPRKSSAAQDEEKLQSSPALELFNADKKSELRDFGSPQMTTSDLEKDSDFCTDKNILGCESHELNVRDKEINFHVVKDICIDEGMPTKDKNLIESCKDDQPGAEGEANVFVISNGLEAASLGNTRSVGETECGNIGVCYDELLAQCRSKSPSGKLSAVDSAKNCEMEDSMLIFSGEEGSKIPESAVEVESEAGAKEDMEPNIVSYNRKVHAHIDGTADNISDSSLAQCASIKDNATGDAQEQSIDVKNEDSDRSSDVILVQHGNNKDMENEMTRDGRGIEQHSINHGHKNSDEVSVVSQLRHDEGESSFTAAGLITFSGPIANSGSLSLRSDGSAASGRSFAFPILQSEWNSSPVRMAKADRRHFRKQKGWRSGLLCCRF from the exons ATGAAGCATGAAACTTG TGTTTTCGATGTAGAAGAGCAAAAGATGAACTTGaaggaaaatcagaatgcaacATTTTATGATTCTAAAAGTTTTGGGAAGGAAGCATATCCCCTGGCCTTTGAAGGTAATGGAGTATGCCAAATAAATGTTTGCAGAAGGACAAATGATCCTATTGCATTTGAGGGAAATGGTGGAGGCAAGCATTGGAACATAAAtattgttagtgatctttcaAACAATTGTGAACGTGGAAGGTCAGATTCTCCTAGAAAGTCTTCTGCAGCACAAGACGAAGAAAAGTTGCAGAGCAGCCCGGCTCTTGAATTATTCAATGCCGATAAGAAAAGTGAATTGAGGGATTTTGGCTCACCACAAATGACTACTTCAGACTTGGAGAAAGATTCCGACTTTTGTACTGACAAAAACATATTGGGATGTGAATCACATGAGTTGAATGTACGCGACAAAGAGATTAATTTTCATGTTGTGAAGGACATATGCATTGATGAAGGGATGCCTACAAAGGACAAAAATTTGATCGAAAGTTGTAAAGATGATCAACCTGGTGCAGAAGGAGAGGCCAATGTGTTTGTTATATCAAATGGATTAGAGGCGGCATCTTTAGGAAATACCAGAAGCGTTGGTGAGACTGAATGTGGAAATATTGGAGTGTGCTATGATGAATTACTTGCTCAATGCAGGTCAAAATCGCCCTCAGGAAAATTATCTGCTGTTGACAGTGCTAAAAATTGTGAAATGGAGGACTCAATGCTG ATTTTTTCAGGAGAAGAAGGTTCAAAGATTCCAGAATCGGCAGTAGAAGTAGAATCAGAAGCTGGAGCGAAGGAAGATATGGAACCCAACATCGTATCGTACAACA GGAAAgtgcatgctcatatagatgGAACTGCTGACAATATATCAGATAGTTCGTTAGCTCAATGCGCTAGCATTAAGGACAACGCCACAGGAGATGCTCAAGAACAATCCATTGATGTTAAGAATGAGGATTCTGATAGGTCCTCTGACGTTATCCTAGTTCAGCACGGCAACAACAAGGACATGGAAAACGAAATGACTCGTGATGGCCGAGGTATAGAGCAACATTCTATAAACCACGGGCATAAGAATTCCGATGAGGTTTCAGTCGTAAGCCAACTTCGACATGACGAGGGAGAATCAAGCTTCACTGCTGCTGGTCTTATTACTTTTTCAGGGCCAATAGCAAATTCTGGGAGCCTCTCCCTTCGATCTGATGGCAGCGCTGCCAGTGGCCGATCATTTGCTTTCCCAAT ATTACAATCTGAATGGAATAGCAGTCCTGTAAGAATGGCGAAAGCCGATAGGAGACATTTCCGGAAACAAAAAGGTTGGAGATCAGGCCTTCTTTGCTGTAGATTCTGA
- the LOC142555296 gene encoding uncharacterized protein LOC142555296 isoform X4, protein MNLKENQNATFYDSKSFGKEAYPLAFEGNGVCQINVCRRTNDPIAFEGNGGGKHWNINIVSDLSNNCERGRSDSPRKSSAAQDEEKLQSSPALELFNADKKSELRDFGSPQMTTSDLEKDSDFCTDKNILGCESHELNVRDKEINFHVVKDICIDEGMPTKDKNLIESCKDDQPGAEGEANVFVISNGLEAASLGNTRSVGETECGNIGVCYDELLAQCRSKSPSGKLSAVDSAKNCEMEDSMLIFSGEEGSKIPESAVEVESEAGAKEDMEPNIVSYNRKVHAHIDGTADNISDSSLAQCASIKDNATGDAQEQSIDVKNEDSDRSSDVILVQHGNNKDMENEMTRDGRGIEQHSINHGHKNSDEVSVVSQLRHDEGESSFTAAGLITFSGPIANSGSLSLRSDGSAASGRSFAFPILQSEWNSSPVRMAKADRRHFRKQKGWRSGLLCCRF, encoded by the exons ATGAACTTGaaggaaaatcagaatgcaacATTTTATGATTCTAAAAGTTTTGGGAAGGAAGCATATCCCCTGGCCTTTGAAGGTAATGGAGTATGCCAAATAAATGTTTGCAGAAGGACAAATGATCCTATTGCATTTGAGGGAAATGGTGGAGGCAAGCATTGGAACATAAAtattgttagtgatctttcaAACAATTGTGAACGTGGAAGGTCAGATTCTCCTAGAAAGTCTTCTGCAGCACAAGACGAAGAAAAGTTGCAGAGCAGCCCGGCTCTTGAATTATTCAATGCCGATAAGAAAAGTGAATTGAGGGATTTTGGCTCACCACAAATGACTACTTCAGACTTGGAGAAAGATTCCGACTTTTGTACTGACAAAAACATATTGGGATGTGAATCACATGAGTTGAATGTACGCGACAAAGAGATTAATTTTCATGTTGTGAAGGACATATGCATTGATGAAGGGATGCCTACAAAGGACAAAAATTTGATCGAAAGTTGTAAAGATGATCAACCTGGTGCAGAAGGAGAGGCCAATGTGTTTGTTATATCAAATGGATTAGAGGCGGCATCTTTAGGAAATACCAGAAGCGTTGGTGAGACTGAATGTGGAAATATTGGAGTGTGCTATGATGAATTACTTGCTCAATGCAGGTCAAAATCGCCCTCAGGAAAATTATCTGCTGTTGACAGTGCTAAAAATTGTGAAATGGAGGACTCAATGCTG ATTTTTTCAGGAGAAGAAGGTTCAAAGATTCCAGAATCGGCAGTAGAAGTAGAATCAGAAGCTGGAGCGAAGGAAGATATGGAACCCAACATCGTATCGTACAACA GGAAAgtgcatgctcatatagatgGAACTGCTGACAATATATCAGATAGTTCGTTAGCTCAATGCGCTAGCATTAAGGACAACGCCACAGGAGATGCTCAAGAACAATCCATTGATGTTAAGAATGAGGATTCTGATAGGTCCTCTGACGTTATCCTAGTTCAGCACGGCAACAACAAGGACATGGAAAACGAAATGACTCGTGATGGCCGAGGTATAGAGCAACATTCTATAAACCACGGGCATAAGAATTCCGATGAGGTTTCAGTCGTAAGCCAACTTCGACATGACGAGGGAGAATCAAGCTTCACTGCTGCTGGTCTTATTACTTTTTCAGGGCCAATAGCAAATTCTGGGAGCCTCTCCCTTCGATCTGATGGCAGCGCTGCCAGTGGCCGATCATTTGCTTTCCCAAT ATTACAATCTGAATGGAATAGCAGTCCTGTAAGAATGGCGAAAGCCGATAGGAGACATTTCCGGAAACAAAAAGGTTGGAGATCAGGCCTTCTTTGCTGTAGATTCTGA